A single Anaeromyxobacter diazotrophicus DNA region contains:
- a CDS encoding biotin-independent malonate decarboxylase subunit beta, which yields MSGALPAALARQSFIELTARERARALLDPGSFRELLGPFDRLASPWLEQQGVVPQEDDGVVLARGLLGGAPAVVMAVESGFQGGSVGEVGGAKIAAALEAALRDRQRGVPIRPVLVLETGGVRLQEANLGLAAVAEIHAALVALRREAPVVGVVSGMVGCFGGMSIAAGLCSHLVVLRQARLGLNGPEVVEQEAGLDELDAADRPLVWSLVGGEQRYLTGLADALVEDDAGAVSGAVRRAFAVPAPAAARSERVGLFLDRLAAIDPAAPPGAAALRYAWGGRR from the coding sequence ATGAGCGGCGCCCTCCCCGCCGCCCTGGCGCGGCAGAGCTTCATCGAGCTCACGGCGCGCGAGCGCGCCCGCGCGCTGCTCGACCCGGGCAGCTTCCGCGAGCTCCTCGGCCCCTTCGACCGGCTCGCCTCGCCCTGGCTGGAGCAGCAGGGGGTGGTCCCGCAGGAGGACGACGGCGTCGTGCTGGCGCGCGGCCTCCTCGGCGGCGCGCCGGCGGTGGTGATGGCCGTCGAGAGCGGCTTCCAGGGCGGGAGCGTGGGCGAGGTGGGCGGCGCGAAGATCGCCGCCGCGCTCGAGGCGGCGCTGCGCGACCGGCAGCGCGGCGTCCCCATCCGCCCGGTGCTGGTCCTCGAGACGGGCGGCGTGCGGCTGCAGGAGGCGAACCTGGGGCTGGCGGCGGTGGCCGAGATCCACGCCGCGCTGGTGGCGCTGCGGCGCGAGGCGCCGGTGGTGGGCGTGGTGAGCGGGATGGTGGGCTGCTTCGGCGGGATGTCGATCGCGGCCGGGCTGTGCAGCCACCTCGTCGTCCTGCGCCAGGCGCGCCTCGGGCTGAACGGCCCCGAGGTGGTGGAGCAGGAGGCGGGGCTCGACGAGCTCGACGCGGCGGACCGCCCGCTGGTGTGGAGCCTGGTGGGCGGCGAGCAGCGGTACCTGACCGGCCTCGCCGACGCGCTCGTCGAGGACGACGCCGGCGCGGTGAGCGGCGCGGTCCGCCGCGCCTTCGCCGTCCCCGCGCCCGCCGCGGCCCGGAGCGAGCGGGTGGGGCTGTTCCTGGATCGGCTGGCGGCGATCGACCCGGCGGCGCCGCCCGGCGCGGCGGCGCTCCGGTACGCGTGGGGAGGCCGGCGATGA
- a CDS encoding GntR family transcriptional regulator, whose protein sequence is MNQPIGMKLSEQLRERIEERIVVGEYPPGARLDEMELASTFGVSRTPIREALIQLASAGFVDTRPRRGSVVAQIPPERLREMFDVMAELEAVCARLAATHSTEPDRAALEAAHRACEEALRADDPDAYYRLNERFHLAIYASCHNGFLCEQATQLHRRLRPYRRLQLRVPGRMSSSFEEHAQVVEAILRGDGELAASRLRAHVAIQGNRFADLVKAMAPPKEQAGAGGGRTGS, encoded by the coding sequence ATGAATCAGCCCATCGGGATGAAGCTCTCGGAGCAGCTTCGGGAGCGGATCGAGGAGCGCATCGTGGTCGGCGAGTACCCGCCCGGCGCGCGCCTCGACGAGATGGAGCTCGCGAGCACCTTCGGCGTGTCGCGCACCCCCATCCGCGAGGCGCTCATCCAGCTCGCCTCGGCGGGCTTCGTCGACACGAGGCCGCGGCGCGGGTCGGTGGTGGCGCAGATCCCACCCGAGCGGCTGCGCGAGATGTTCGACGTCATGGCCGAGCTGGAGGCGGTCTGCGCGCGGCTCGCAGCCACCCACAGCACCGAGCCGGACCGCGCCGCGCTGGAGGCGGCGCACCGCGCCTGCGAGGAGGCGCTGCGGGCGGACGACCCCGACGCCTACTACCGGCTGAACGAGCGGTTCCACCTCGCCATCTACGCGAGCTGCCACAACGGCTTCCTCTGCGAGCAGGCCACCCAGCTCCACCGGCGGCTCCGCCCCTACCGGCGCCTGCAGCTCCGGGTGCCGGGCCGGATGTCGTCCTCGTTCGAGGAGCACGCGCAGGTGGTGGAGGCCATCCTGCGCGGCGACGGCGAGCTGGCGGCGAGCCGCCTGCGCGCGCACGTGGCCATCCAGGGAAACCGGTTCGCCGACCTCGTGAAGGCGATGGCCCCGCCCAAGGAGCAGGCCGGCGCCGGGGGCGGGCGGACGGGCTCCTAG
- a CDS encoding tyrosine-type recombinase/integrase, with product MRLSRKFAAIPRRAILRCAAFFVAPICGSVRAVSALATSHLVHAGLRRGEIIALEWSDVDLGRKRLHVRRSEWNGKVTVPKGGRDRYVPLTEALAAALRTHRHLRGPRVLYANDGSTPTNKIVRRWMERAQKRAGLEVTDRVHVLRHTFCSHLAMRGATPTAIQALAGPTTLGVTQRYRHLTPEAKDDAIRLLDRPPSEVLVGLEAHPPPGG from the coding sequence GTGCGCCTCAGCCGCAAGTTTGCTGCTATCCCTCGTCGAGCGATCCTGCGGTGTGCCGCCTTCTTCGTAGCGCCGATCTGCGGGAGCGTTCGCGCAGTGTCTGCGTTGGCTACGAGCCACCTGGTACACGCCGGGCTGCGGCGTGGCGAGATCATCGCGCTCGAATGGAGCGACGTTGATCTCGGCCGGAAGCGGCTTCACGTCCGGCGGAGCGAGTGGAACGGCAAGGTCACCGTTCCGAAGGGCGGGCGTGACCGCTACGTCCCGCTCACCGAGGCGCTCGCGGCGGCGCTCCGGACACACCGGCATCTGCGCGGGCCGAGGGTGCTCTACGCCAACGACGGCTCCACGCCGACGAACAAGATCGTCCGGCGCTGGATGGAGCGGGCGCAGAAGCGCGCGGGCCTCGAAGTCACGGACCGTGTGCACGTCCTCAGGCACACGTTCTGCTCGCACCTCGCGATGCGGGGCGCGACGCCGACCGCGATCCAGGCGCTCGCCGGCCCTACGACGCTCGGCGTGACCCAGCGGTACAGGCACCTCACGCCCGAGGCGAAGGACGACGCGATCCGGCTGCTCGACCGGCCACCGTCGGAGGTGCTCGTCGGGTTGGAGGCGCACCCGCCCCCCGGAGGGTAA
- a CDS encoding AAA family ATPase, with product MPETFDTWMGSQPQWLQSAAADLLASQKSPDEERITKFADLCLLEAAGSKVDFPAFPANAFDPASQGVQVRLKRIESVAGVNALDPTAKLDFAPADLAIVYGHNGTGKSGFAKLTKHAASSRVSSTLLTNVFTAEQPDTSADFVLERDGAETKVSWKATAGPLPEMKQLHVFDADVARFYVTEKAEASYEPRRLRFLTGLVDVCDRVRAELQRRKGNLVSALPAIPVAVKPTQAGTYVANLKPSLTADAVQLRLKRSATHDERVKSIQQALAAPDPATRTAQIDATLTTLKNLAEKVDAIALALADEQASTLLKTASAAQSLRKAAQAFASKTFDQAGLPGVGGEPWRLMWEAARTYSNTVAYPEHTFPYLEGDGLCPLCQQSFSQHARSRIISFEAFVRGEVEAQARAAEHLHQQLLEALPSIPKPDDWAAHFSQIPDCGPATEVFRSAATARVNALAAASGPASVPALDSSTIKTALEARRLTLQNERELLQSAQNEGERAKLEAELAELKALDWCSENLAALLSELNRLKQVAAVDAAAKLTNTAPLTKKKNELAEEELIGGYRNRFEKELVALGAQRLQVAPVEAGKLKGRITFSLAIVGAKKPAQPGQVLSEGEARVVALAAFLADVTVAGARTPFVFDDPVSSLDIEFEERVAERLVALSKTRQVIVFTHRLSLVTLLKEAAKKESTAAKQIESGKAVELKELSLRRLEGRIGLVTETNVLESRVDKALNDLIGRRLAEAKKRAEAGDVESYSAFMKGCCSDLRILTERTIEEELLGGVVLRFRRALVTKDKLTLLAKITVEDCALLDKLMTRLSSFEHSQPPELAAGLPKFDEVLADANALKSWVAAFRARTVPATKS from the coding sequence GTGCCCGAGACCTTCGATACATGGATGGGCTCTCAGCCACAATGGCTCCAGAGCGCCGCAGCAGACCTCCTGGCGAGCCAGAAGAGTCCAGACGAAGAGCGGATCACAAAGTTTGCAGATCTGTGCCTCCTTGAGGCGGCCGGATCGAAGGTCGACTTCCCGGCTTTTCCGGCGAACGCTTTCGACCCAGCATCACAGGGAGTCCAGGTACGCCTGAAGCGGATCGAGTCTGTGGCCGGCGTGAATGCGCTTGACCCAACCGCAAAGCTCGACTTCGCCCCCGCAGACCTTGCGATCGTGTACGGGCATAACGGCACCGGAAAGTCGGGTTTCGCGAAGCTGACAAAACACGCCGCCAGCTCTCGCGTCAGCTCGACGCTACTGACCAACGTCTTCACCGCCGAGCAGCCGGACACCAGTGCCGACTTCGTTCTTGAGCGCGACGGCGCAGAAACGAAGGTGAGCTGGAAGGCAACTGCGGGTCCCCTCCCAGAGATGAAGCAACTGCACGTCTTCGATGCGGATGTCGCTCGCTTCTACGTGACAGAGAAGGCGGAAGCGAGCTACGAGCCGCGGCGCCTGCGGTTTCTGACGGGGCTTGTAGACGTCTGCGACCGAGTGAGGGCAGAGCTGCAGCGGCGTAAGGGCAACCTAGTGTCCGCGCTCCCTGCCATTCCCGTGGCAGTGAAGCCGACACAGGCAGGGACCTACGTTGCCAACCTGAAACCATCGCTGACAGCGGACGCCGTTCAACTCAGGCTCAAGCGCTCGGCCACCCATGACGAACGCGTGAAGAGCATTCAGCAGGCGCTGGCGGCGCCGGACCCAGCAACCAGGACTGCGCAGATAGACGCTACGCTGACAACCCTCAAGAACCTAGCAGAGAAGGTAGATGCCATCGCGCTGGCTCTAGCCGACGAGCAAGCCAGCACATTGCTCAAGACAGCTAGTGCGGCTCAGAGCTTGCGCAAGGCGGCGCAGGCGTTCGCATCGAAGACGTTCGACCAAGCCGGCCTCCCGGGGGTTGGAGGGGAACCGTGGAGACTGATGTGGGAGGCTGCGCGAACCTACTCCAACACGGTAGCGTATCCGGAGCACACGTTCCCGTATTTAGAGGGAGACGGGTTGTGCCCGCTGTGCCAGCAGTCCTTCTCCCAACATGCACGTAGCCGGATCATCAGCTTCGAAGCCTTTGTGCGAGGTGAGGTGGAGGCCCAAGCACGTGCAGCCGAACACCTTCACCAGCAACTGCTTGAAGCACTCCCGTCGATCCCGAAGCCGGACGATTGGGCTGCACACTTTTCGCAGATCCCAGACTGCGGGCCAGCAACGGAGGTGTTTCGAAGCGCGGCCACCGCTAGGGTGAATGCACTCGCGGCGGCATCCGGTCCCGCGAGCGTCCCCGCCCTCGACAGCAGCACTATCAAGACGGCACTGGAAGCTCGGCGGCTGACACTGCAGAACGAACGCGAGCTGCTGCAGAGTGCTCAGAATGAGGGCGAGCGAGCCAAGCTCGAAGCCGAACTGGCAGAACTGAAGGCGCTGGATTGGTGCAGTGAGAACTTGGCCGCGCTCCTCAGCGAGCTCAATCGACTCAAGCAAGTCGCGGCAGTCGATGCAGCCGCCAAGCTAACCAACACCGCCCCGCTCACGAAGAAGAAGAACGAACTCGCCGAAGAGGAGCTGATCGGCGGCTATCGCAACCGCTTCGAAAAGGAACTGGTGGCGCTAGGGGCGCAGCGACTCCAGGTGGCGCCCGTTGAGGCTGGGAAGCTCAAGGGCCGAATCACTTTTAGCTTAGCGATCGTTGGCGCCAAGAAGCCTGCTCAGCCTGGACAGGTACTTAGCGAAGGAGAGGCTCGCGTCGTAGCACTTGCAGCGTTCCTCGCGGACGTGACCGTTGCGGGAGCGCGCACCCCGTTCGTTTTCGATGATCCCGTGTCGTCCCTCGATATCGAATTCGAGGAACGGGTCGCAGAGCGACTCGTAGCGTTGTCGAAGACACGACAGGTGATCGTGTTCACCCATCGGCTATCTCTAGTCACGCTTCTGAAAGAAGCGGCGAAGAAGGAGAGCACTGCGGCGAAGCAGATCGAGAGTGGGAAGGCAGTGGAGCTCAAAGAGCTGTCGCTCCGTCGCTTGGAAGGCCGCATCGGTCTGGTAACCGAGACCAATGTGCTCGAAAGCAGGGTCGACAAGGCCCTCAACGATCTAATCGGCAGGCGCCTGGCGGAGGCCAAGAAGCGCGCCGAAGCCGGAGACGTTGAGTCGTACTCGGCATTCATGAAGGGATGCTGCAGCGACCTGCGGATTCTGACCGAACGAACGATCGAGGAGGAGCTGCTCGGCGGCGTGGTCCTTCGCTTCCGCCGCGCGCTCGTAACCAAAGACAAGCTAACCCTGCTGGCGAAGATCACGGTCGAAGACTGCGCGCTGCTCGATAAACTCATGACGCGCTTGTCATCCTTCGAGCACTCTCAACCGCCAGAGCTGGCAGCCGGGTTGCCGAAATTCGATGAGGTGCTCGCGGATGCGAACGCCCTGAAGTCCTGGGTGGCTGCGTTCCGTGCGCGCACGGTGCCTGCTACGAAGAGCTGA
- the mdcH gene encoding malonate decarboxylase subunit epsilon — protein MRSALLFPGQGAQRPGFLSALPPHPAVARTLDEVSAALGGGVRALDRADALASTVAVQLTLFAAGAAFARALSEAGAEPDAVAGLSLGAFTAAVASGALGLTDAARLVRLRATAMEEAFPEGHGLAAVVGLGEPQVAQLAAEARARAGPVFVANVNAPAQLVLAGARPALEEALRLAREAGARRAELLEVKVPSHCPLLDGVSARLAEALREVPLAAPRIPYVTNVRARLARGAEDVRDDLARNAAVPVRWHDATVLLHELGVRLFVEAPPGHTLSDLAAAAFPEARALAAEGASIAALAARLRRAREG, from the coding sequence GTGAGGAGCGCGCTCCTCTTCCCGGGGCAAGGGGCGCAGCGGCCGGGCTTCCTGTCCGCCCTGCCCCCGCATCCGGCCGTCGCGCGCACGCTCGACGAGGTGAGTGCCGCGCTCGGCGGCGGGGTGCGCGCGCTCGACCGGGCGGACGCCCTCGCCTCCACGGTGGCGGTGCAGCTCACCCTCTTCGCGGCCGGCGCGGCCTTCGCGCGGGCCCTGTCCGAGGCGGGAGCCGAGCCGGACGCGGTCGCCGGCCTCTCGCTCGGCGCCTTCACCGCCGCCGTGGCCTCGGGCGCGCTCGGGCTCACGGACGCCGCGCGGCTGGTGCGGCTCCGCGCGACGGCCATGGAGGAGGCGTTCCCGGAGGGCCACGGGCTGGCGGCGGTGGTGGGCCTGGGCGAGCCGCAGGTCGCGCAGCTCGCGGCCGAGGCGCGCGCCCGCGCCGGTCCGGTGTTCGTGGCCAACGTGAACGCGCCGGCGCAGCTCGTCCTGGCCGGCGCGCGGCCGGCGCTGGAGGAGGCGCTCCGCCTCGCCCGGGAGGCCGGCGCGCGGCGGGCGGAGCTGCTCGAGGTGAAGGTCCCCTCGCACTGCCCCCTCCTCGACGGCGTGTCCGCGCGGCTGGCGGAGGCGCTGCGCGAGGTGCCGCTCGCGGCGCCGCGCATCCCCTACGTCACGAACGTCCGCGCGCGGCTCGCGCGCGGGGCGGAGGACGTGCGCGACGACCTGGCGCGCAACGCCGCCGTGCCGGTGCGCTGGCACGACGCGACCGTGCTGCTCCACGAGCTGGGGGTGCGGCTCTTCGTGGAGGCGCCGCCCGGCCACACCCTCTCCGACCTGGCCGCGGCCGCCTTCCCCGAGGCGCGGGCGCTCGCGGCGGAGGGCGCGTCGATCGCGGCGCTGGCGGCGCGGCTCCGGCGCGCCCGGGAGGGCTGA
- the mdcE gene encoding biotin-independent malonate decarboxylase subunit gamma has translation MSRGAAWLAALAGGDGLVPGGPASVRMRDAPLGDEPARFLAVVPDPEGRFPRARGGEVGLEEGWALARHVRAAIEADAAGPRRALVAVVDVPSQAYGRLEELLGLHLACAAAVDAYASARLAGHPVVALLVGRAMSGGFLAHGYQANRIVALDDAGVQVHAMGKSSAARVTRRTVAEVEALGEKVLPMAYGVRALAQLGLVHRLIEGVSADAPSGHDVARVRREIAAAVADARSGPRDLSPRLASPAARARRAASIEVRRRLAEQWDG, from the coding sequence GTGAGCCGAGGCGCGGCCTGGCTCGCGGCGCTGGCGGGCGGAGACGGGCTCGTGCCCGGCGGGCCCGCCTCGGTGCGGATGAGGGACGCGCCGCTCGGCGACGAGCCGGCGCGCTTCCTGGCGGTCGTGCCCGATCCCGAGGGCCGCTTCCCCCGCGCGCGCGGCGGCGAGGTGGGGCTCGAGGAGGGGTGGGCGCTCGCCCGCCACGTCCGCGCCGCGATCGAGGCGGATGCTGCCGGTCCGCGGCGGGCGCTGGTGGCGGTGGTGGACGTCCCGAGCCAGGCCTACGGCCGGCTGGAGGAGCTGCTCGGGCTGCACCTCGCCTGCGCCGCGGCGGTGGACGCCTACGCCTCGGCGCGGCTCGCCGGCCACCCGGTGGTGGCGCTCCTCGTCGGCCGCGCCATGTCCGGGGGCTTCCTGGCCCACGGCTACCAGGCGAACCGGATCGTGGCGCTCGACGACGCCGGGGTGCAGGTGCACGCGATGGGCAAGAGCTCCGCGGCGCGCGTCACCCGGCGCACGGTGGCGGAGGTGGAGGCGCTGGGCGAGAAGGTCCTGCCCATGGCCTACGGCGTGCGCGCGCTGGCGCAGCTCGGCCTCGTGCACCGCCTCATCGAAGGGGTGAGCGCCGACGCGCCGTCCGGCCACGACGTGGCGCGGGTGCGCCGGGAGATCGCGGCCGCCGTGGCCGACGCGCGCTCCGGCCCGCGCGACCTCTCGCCCCGCCTCGCATCGCCCGCCGCCCGGGCGCGGCGCGCGGCGTCGATCGAGGTCCGCCGCAGGCTGGCCGAGCAGTGGGACGGCTGA
- a CDS encoding malonate decarboxylase holo-ACP synthase — MPAPCPAGAPRPHDLLALAGPEALALDGPLPEWARESLSRAPWVVARRAAPERGRWPVGVRGARREERLAAWVAEASVLRRLSPEDLAAARGWRAPARRRWPFTPALELAEEALARAGLAWGPAGSVGFELATGAAAAGAASDLDLVVRAPAPLPRELARELWGRLAASPVRIDAQVETPAGAFALAEYAADTAAVALRTAAGPRRVADPWREGSAR; from the coding sequence GTGCCCGCCCCCTGCCCCGCCGGCGCGCCGCGCCCCCACGACCTCCTCGCCCTCGCCGGGCCGGAGGCGCTCGCCTTGGACGGGCCGCTGCCGGAGTGGGCGCGGGAGAGCCTCTCGCGCGCGCCGTGGGTGGTGGCGCGCCGGGCGGCGCCGGAGCGGGGCCGCTGGCCGGTGGGCGTGCGGGGCGCGCGGCGCGAGGAGCGGCTCGCGGCCTGGGTCGCCGAGGCGTCCGTCCTCCGGCGGCTCTCCCCCGAGGACCTCGCCGCGGCCCGCGGCTGGCGGGCGCCGGCCCGGCGCAGGTGGCCGTTCACGCCGGCGCTGGAGCTGGCGGAGGAGGCGCTCGCGCGCGCCGGGCTGGCCTGGGGCCCCGCCGGCAGCGTCGGCTTCGAGCTCGCCACCGGCGCCGCGGCGGCGGGCGCCGCGAGCGACCTCGACCTCGTGGTGCGCGCCCCCGCCCCGCTCCCGCGCGAGCTCGCGCGCGAGCTCTGGGGGCGGCTCGCCGCGAGCCCGGTCCGCATCGACGCGCAGGTCGAGACGCCGGCCGGCGCCTTCGCGCTCGCGGAGTACGCCGCGGACACCGCGGCGGTCGCGCTCCGCACCGCCGCCGGGCCGCGCCGCGTCGCCGATCCCTGGCGTGAGGGAAGCGCGCGGTGA
- a CDS encoding malonate decarboxylase subunit delta codes for METLEFRYPGAEPVPRRAHVGVVASGDLEVLFEPRPGAEALVRVRTSVDGYRAVWQSVLDRFFARHPAAAAVEINDFGATPGMVTLRLEQALEESAS; via the coding sequence ATGGAGACGCTGGAGTTCCGCTACCCCGGCGCCGAGCCGGTCCCGCGCCGCGCCCACGTGGGCGTGGTCGCGTCGGGCGACCTCGAGGTCCTCTTCGAGCCGCGCCCCGGCGCCGAGGCGCTGGTGCGGGTCCGGACCAGCGTCGACGGCTACCGCGCCGTCTGGCAGAGCGTCCTCGACCGCTTCTTCGCGCGCCACCCGGCCGCGGCCGCGGTCGAGATCAACGACTTCGGCGCCACGCCGGGCATGGTGACCCTGCGCCTCGAGCAGGCGCTCGAGGAGAGCGCGTCATGA
- a CDS encoding triphosphoribosyl-dephospho-CoA synthase, which translates to MPPLAAAARLDASPVPDRLAALAVRALVEEAELTPKPALVDRRGRGAHHDLDLALMRRSAEALRGAFAAMAEAAAGAPAGLALRERLGALGRAGERAMLAATGGVNTHRGALWALGLLVAAASQEGGAGAPAALGARAAMLARLPDRFAPAAGSHGSLACLRFRVAGARGEARAGFPHAVAVGWPALREARARGAGEEAARLDALLAIMARLDDTCLLHRAGLRGLHAAQRGAAAALAAGGAGTPEGRRALLALDAALLALRASPGGSADLLAAVLFLDALGGEPPPGR; encoded by the coding sequence GTGCCGCCTCTCGCAGCCGCCGCGCGCCTCGACGCGAGCCCCGTCCCGGACCGCCTGGCGGCGCTGGCGGTGCGCGCGCTGGTCGAGGAGGCCGAGCTCACGCCCAAGCCGGCGCTGGTGGACCGGCGCGGCCGGGGGGCGCACCACGACCTCGACCTCGCGCTCATGCGGCGCTCGGCCGAGGCGCTCCGCGGCGCCTTCGCGGCCATGGCGGAGGCGGCGGCCGGGGCGCCCGCCGGCCTCGCGCTGCGGGAGCGGCTCGGCGCGCTGGGGCGCGCCGGCGAGCGCGCCATGCTCGCCGCCACCGGGGGCGTCAACACGCACCGGGGCGCGCTGTGGGCGCTGGGCCTGCTCGTCGCGGCGGCCTCGCAGGAGGGCGGCGCCGGCGCGCCGGCGGCCCTCGGCGCCCGCGCCGCCATGCTGGCGCGGCTCCCCGACCGCTTCGCCCCCGCCGCCGGCTCCCACGGCTCGCTCGCCTGCCTGCGCTTCCGCGTGGCCGGCGCGCGGGGCGAGGCGCGCGCCGGCTTCCCGCACGCCGTGGCGGTGGGCTGGCCAGCGCTGCGCGAGGCGCGTGCGCGCGGGGCCGGCGAGGAGGCCGCCCGCCTCGACGCGCTCCTCGCCATCATGGCCCGCCTCGACGACACCTGCCTCCTCCACCGTGCCGGGCTGCGCGGGCTCCACGCCGCCCAGCGCGGCGCGGCCGCCGCGCTCGCCGCTGGCGGGGCGGGGACGCCGGAGGGGCGCCGGGCCCTCCTCGCGCTCGACGCCGCGCTGCTCGCGCTGCGGGCCTCGCCCGGCGGGAGCGCCGATCTGCTCGCGGCGGTGCTGTTCCTCGACGCGCTGGGCGGCGAGCCGCCGCCCGGGAGGTGA
- a CDS encoding toll/interleukin-1 receptor domain-containing protein, producing the protein MAARSARKSQKSARPDTFEFDVALSFAGEDRHYVEKVARDLRTMGFKVFYDKYEQITLWGKDLYVHLSEIYSRRARYSVLFISRHYARKVWTNHERRAAQSRAFSESSETILPARFDATEIPGLLPTVGYVSLQNLPALELARMIRDKIGRFERAEFLPTLPDRVIEWLLAGDDPEHNGYLRAFRKFLHKEAEGNAETAVHLIEAAVRDAFAQLRLMREEERKALGLLLYHACPASLPRNLHIDLELLCRLTGLDERTLLGQFERLDCLGFNAKTAYHKTHSRKAVRKKYNVLELEFRPAKSELIGNWTMALDAIAYCIAKDFCSQHFLSSFVRLDFSSLSNATRLPERIDEHPTAKLEGASRAPRRPGKSREPREGGRRR; encoded by the coding sequence ATGGCCGCCCGCTCCGCGCGCAAGAGCCAGAAGTCAGCGCGCCCGGATACATTCGAGTTCGACGTTGCTCTGTCATTCGCCGGCGAGGACCGCCACTACGTCGAGAAGGTTGCGAGAGACCTTCGCACCATGGGGTTCAAGGTCTTCTACGATAAGTACGAACAAATCACGCTCTGGGGCAAGGACCTGTACGTTCACCTCAGCGAGATCTACTCCCGACGAGCCAGGTACTCCGTTCTGTTCATCTCGCGGCACTACGCGAGGAAAGTCTGGACGAACCACGAACGCAGAGCGGCTCAGTCGCGGGCATTCTCGGAAAGCAGTGAAACGATTCTTCCGGCGCGGTTCGACGCAACAGAAATTCCCGGCCTCTTGCCGACCGTCGGATATGTGAGCCTGCAGAACCTGCCGGCACTTGAGCTCGCGCGCATGATCCGGGACAAGATCGGGCGTTTCGAACGTGCCGAATTCCTGCCGACGCTCCCTGATCGCGTGATCGAATGGCTGCTGGCCGGAGACGATCCCGAGCACAACGGATACCTACGCGCGTTCCGAAAGTTCCTTCACAAGGAGGCCGAAGGAAACGCGGAAACAGCGGTGCATCTTATCGAGGCGGCCGTTCGCGATGCGTTCGCCCAGCTCCGACTCATGAGAGAAGAGGAACGGAAGGCACTTGGCCTGCTGCTCTACCACGCCTGTCCCGCTAGCCTTCCCCGGAACTTGCACATCGACCTGGAGCTTCTCTGCCGCCTAACTGGGCTTGACGAGCGGACCCTCCTGGGTCAATTCGAGCGCCTAGACTGCCTCGGGTTCAACGCCAAGACTGCCTACCATAAGACACATTCCCGCAAGGCAGTTCGCAAGAAGTACAACGTTCTCGAACTCGAGTTCAGGCCGGCGAAGAGCGAACTCATCGGCAACTGGACAATGGCCTTGGACGCGATTGCCTATTGTATCGCGAAAGATTTCTGCTCGCAGCACTTCCTCTCGTCATTCGTGCGTCTCGATTTTTCGTCGCTAAGCAACGCGACAAGACTCCCAGAGCGTATCGACGAGCACCCGACCGCCAAGCTTGAAGGAGCGAGCAGAGCTCCACGACGACCGGGTAAGTCGCGCGAACCCCGAGAAGGTGGGCGGAGACGTTGA